One Vigna radiata var. radiata cultivar VC1973A unplaced genomic scaffold, Vradiata_ver6 scaffold_146, whole genome shotgun sequence genomic region harbors:
- the LOC106780122 gene encoding ABC transporter I family member 11, chloroplastic isoform X7, producing MTTAIKPPIGLCFLQQPPFLPGSKSLKFPTTQLPRIHCSHSSFEVREVSYQPPGTQLKLLNSVSFSLPEKSFGLIFGQSGSGKTTLLQLLAGICKPTSGSIYIQKYGNDGSPSQTPEPLVPERVGIVFQFPERYFVADNVLDEVTFGWPRQKGNHHLRENLTLGLQRAINWVVMPLYTTKSIFIIHVGLSGISLDKNPHSLSGGYKRRLALAIQLVQTPDLLILDEPLAGLAC from the exons ATGACCACCGCTATAAAGCCACCAATTGGGTTGTGCTTCCTCCAACAACCGCCGTTTCTCCCTGGTTCCAAATC GCTAAAGTTCCCAACCACTCAGCTTCCCAGAATCCACTGTAGCCACTCCTCTTTCGAA GTTCGAGAGGTTAGCTACCAACCACCGGGGACTCAGCTTAAACTTCTAAATTCAGTTAGCTTTTCACTTCCAGAGAAAAG TTTCGGCCTAATTTTCGGACAGAGTGGAAGTGGAAAAACAACCCTGTTGCAG CTTCTTGCAGGAATATGCAAACCAACCTCGGGATCTATTTACATCCAAAAGTATGGGAATGATGGAAGTCCTAGTCAAACTCCGGAGCCCTTGGTGCCAGAAAGGGTTGGTATTGTCTTCCAGTTTCCAGAGAG GTATTTTGTCGCAGATAATGTGCTTGATGAAGTCACTTTTGGTTGGCCAAGGCAAAAGGGTAACCATCACCTCAGGGAGAATCTTACTCTAGGGCTACAGAGGGCAATTAACTGGGTAGTTATGCCTTTGTATACCACCAAgtctatttttataatacat GTTGGATTAAGTGGGATATCATTGGATAAAAATCCTCACTCCCTCAGTGGTGGTTACAAACGCCGTCTTGCCTTGGCAATACAATTA GTGCAAACCCCGGATCTCTTGATATTGGATGAACCTCTTGCTGGACTCG CATGTTGA
- the LOC106780122 gene encoding ABC transporter I family member 11, chloroplastic isoform X4 yields the protein MTTAIKPPIGLCFLQQPPFLPGSKSLKFPTTQLPRIHCSHSSFEVREVSYQPPGTQLKLLNSVSFSLPEKSFGLIFGQSGSGKTTLLQLLAGICKPTSGSIYIQKYGNDGSPSQTPEPLVPERVGIVFQFPERYFVADNVLDEVTFGWPRQKGNHHLRENLTLGLQRAINWVVMPLYTTKSIFIIHVGLSGISLDKNPHSLSGGYKRRLALAIQLVQTPDLLILDEPLAGLDWKARADVVKLLKHLKKELTVLVVSHDLRIRAWSFGPLI from the exons ATGACCACCGCTATAAAGCCACCAATTGGGTTGTGCTTCCTCCAACAACCGCCGTTTCTCCCTGGTTCCAAATC GCTAAAGTTCCCAACCACTCAGCTTCCCAGAATCCACTGTAGCCACTCCTCTTTCGAA GTTCGAGAGGTTAGCTACCAACCACCGGGGACTCAGCTTAAACTTCTAAATTCAGTTAGCTTTTCACTTCCAGAGAAAAG TTTCGGCCTAATTTTCGGACAGAGTGGAAGTGGAAAAACAACCCTGTTGCAG CTTCTTGCAGGAATATGCAAACCAACCTCGGGATCTATTTACATCCAAAAGTATGGGAATGATGGAAGTCCTAGTCAAACTCCGGAGCCCTTGGTGCCAGAAAGGGTTGGTATTGTCTTCCAGTTTCCAGAGAG GTATTTTGTCGCAGATAATGTGCTTGATGAAGTCACTTTTGGTTGGCCAAGGCAAAAGGGTAACCATCACCTCAGGGAGAATCTTACTCTAGGGCTACAGAGGGCAATTAACTGGGTAGTTATGCCTTTGTATACCACCAAgtctatttttataatacat GTTGGATTAAGTGGGATATCATTGGATAAAAATCCTCACTCCCTCAGTGGTGGTTACAAACGCCGTCTTGCCTTGGCAATACAATTA GTGCAAACCCCGGATCTCTTGATATTGGATGAACCTCTTGCTGGACTCG ATTGGAAAGCACGTGCTGATGTTGTGAAGCTGTTGAAGcatttaaaaaaggaattaacTGTGCTAGTTGTTAGTCATGATTTGAG AATTAGAGCATGGTCTTTTGGGCCTCTGATTTGA
- the LOC106780122 gene encoding ABC transporter I family member 11, chloroplastic isoform X1 has translation MTTAIKPPIGLCFLQQPPFLPGSKSLKFPTTQLPRIHCSHSSFEVREVSYQPPGTQLKLLNSVSFSLPEKSFGLIFGQSGSGKTTLLQLLAGICKPTSGSIYIQKYGNDGSPSQTPEPLVPERVGIVFQFPERYFVADNVLDEVTFGWPRQKGNHHLRENLTLGLQRAINWVVMPLYTTKSIFIIHVGLSGISLDKNPHSLSGGYKRRLALAIQLVQTPDLLILDEPLAGLDWKARADVVKLLKHLKKELTVLVVSHDLREFTNLVDRSWRMEMGGNLKEEFLPL, from the exons ATGACCACCGCTATAAAGCCACCAATTGGGTTGTGCTTCCTCCAACAACCGCCGTTTCTCCCTGGTTCCAAATC GCTAAAGTTCCCAACCACTCAGCTTCCCAGAATCCACTGTAGCCACTCCTCTTTCGAA GTTCGAGAGGTTAGCTACCAACCACCGGGGACTCAGCTTAAACTTCTAAATTCAGTTAGCTTTTCACTTCCAGAGAAAAG TTTCGGCCTAATTTTCGGACAGAGTGGAAGTGGAAAAACAACCCTGTTGCAG CTTCTTGCAGGAATATGCAAACCAACCTCGGGATCTATTTACATCCAAAAGTATGGGAATGATGGAAGTCCTAGTCAAACTCCGGAGCCCTTGGTGCCAGAAAGGGTTGGTATTGTCTTCCAGTTTCCAGAGAG GTATTTTGTCGCAGATAATGTGCTTGATGAAGTCACTTTTGGTTGGCCAAGGCAAAAGGGTAACCATCACCTCAGGGAGAATCTTACTCTAGGGCTACAGAGGGCAATTAACTGGGTAGTTATGCCTTTGTATACCACCAAgtctatttttataatacat GTTGGATTAAGTGGGATATCATTGGATAAAAATCCTCACTCCCTCAGTGGTGGTTACAAACGCCGTCTTGCCTTGGCAATACAATTA GTGCAAACCCCGGATCTCTTGATATTGGATGAACCTCTTGCTGGACTCG ATTGGAAAGCACGTGCTGATGTTGTGAAGCTGTTGAAGcatttaaaaaaggaattaacTGTGCTAGTTGTTAGTCATGATTTGAG AGAATTTACGAATCTAGTTGATCGATCATGGAGAATGGAAATGGGTGGAAACCTTAAAGAAGAATTTCTACCATTGTAA
- the LOC106780122 gene encoding ABC transporter I family member 11, chloroplastic isoform X5 → MTTAIKPPIGLCFLQQPPFLPGSKSLKFPTTQLPRIHCSHSSFEVREVSYQPPGTQLKLLNSVSFSLPEKSFGLIFGQSGSGKTTLLQLLAGICKPTSGSIYIQKYGNDGSPSQTPEPLVPERVGIVFQFPERYFVADNVLDEVTFGWPRQKGNHHLRENLTLGLQRAINWVVMPLYTTKSIFIIHVGLSGISLDKNPHSLSGGYKRRLALAIQLVQTPDLLILDEPLAGLDWKARADVVKLLKHLKKELTVLVVSHDLS, encoded by the exons ATGACCACCGCTATAAAGCCACCAATTGGGTTGTGCTTCCTCCAACAACCGCCGTTTCTCCCTGGTTCCAAATC GCTAAAGTTCCCAACCACTCAGCTTCCCAGAATCCACTGTAGCCACTCCTCTTTCGAA GTTCGAGAGGTTAGCTACCAACCACCGGGGACTCAGCTTAAACTTCTAAATTCAGTTAGCTTTTCACTTCCAGAGAAAAG TTTCGGCCTAATTTTCGGACAGAGTGGAAGTGGAAAAACAACCCTGTTGCAG CTTCTTGCAGGAATATGCAAACCAACCTCGGGATCTATTTACATCCAAAAGTATGGGAATGATGGAAGTCCTAGTCAAACTCCGGAGCCCTTGGTGCCAGAAAGGGTTGGTATTGTCTTCCAGTTTCCAGAGAG GTATTTTGTCGCAGATAATGTGCTTGATGAAGTCACTTTTGGTTGGCCAAGGCAAAAGGGTAACCATCACCTCAGGGAGAATCTTACTCTAGGGCTACAGAGGGCAATTAACTGGGTAGTTATGCCTTTGTATACCACCAAgtctatttttataatacat GTTGGATTAAGTGGGATATCATTGGATAAAAATCCTCACTCCCTCAGTGGTGGTTACAAACGCCGTCTTGCCTTGGCAATACAATTA GTGCAAACCCCGGATCTCTTGATATTGGATGAACCTCTTGCTGGACTCG ATTGGAAAGCACGTGCTGATGTTGTGAAGCTGTTGAAGcatttaaaaaaggaattaacTGTGCTAGTTGTTAGTCATGATTTGAG TTGA
- the LOC106780122 gene encoding ABC transporter I family member 11, chloroplastic isoform X6, with protein sequence MTTAIKPPIGLCFLQQPPFLPGSKSLKFPTTQLPRIHCSHSSFEVREVSYQPPGTQLKLLNSVSFSLPEKSFGLIFGQSGSGKTTLLQLLAGICKPTSGSIYIQKYGNDGSPSQTPEPLVPERVGIVFQFPERYFVADNVLDEVTFGWPRQKGNHHLRENLTLGLQRAINWVVMPLYTTKSIFIIHVGLSGISLDKNPHSLSGGYKRRLALAIQLVQTPDLLILDEPLAGLENLRI encoded by the exons ATGACCACCGCTATAAAGCCACCAATTGGGTTGTGCTTCCTCCAACAACCGCCGTTTCTCCCTGGTTCCAAATC GCTAAAGTTCCCAACCACTCAGCTTCCCAGAATCCACTGTAGCCACTCCTCTTTCGAA GTTCGAGAGGTTAGCTACCAACCACCGGGGACTCAGCTTAAACTTCTAAATTCAGTTAGCTTTTCACTTCCAGAGAAAAG TTTCGGCCTAATTTTCGGACAGAGTGGAAGTGGAAAAACAACCCTGTTGCAG CTTCTTGCAGGAATATGCAAACCAACCTCGGGATCTATTTACATCCAAAAGTATGGGAATGATGGAAGTCCTAGTCAAACTCCGGAGCCCTTGGTGCCAGAAAGGGTTGGTATTGTCTTCCAGTTTCCAGAGAG GTATTTTGTCGCAGATAATGTGCTTGATGAAGTCACTTTTGGTTGGCCAAGGCAAAAGGGTAACCATCACCTCAGGGAGAATCTTACTCTAGGGCTACAGAGGGCAATTAACTGGGTAGTTATGCCTTTGTATACCACCAAgtctatttttataatacat GTTGGATTAAGTGGGATATCATTGGATAAAAATCCTCACTCCCTCAGTGGTGGTTACAAACGCCGTCTTGCCTTGGCAATACAATTA GTGCAAACCCCGGATCTCTTGATATTGGATGAACCTCTTGCTGGACTCG AGAATTTACGAATCTAG
- the LOC106780122 gene encoding ABC transporter I family member 11, chloroplastic isoform X3, which yields MTTAIKPPIGLCFLQQPPFLPGSKSLKFPTTQLPRIHCSHSSFEVREVSYQPPGTQLKLLNSVSFSLPEKSFGLIFGQSGSGKTTLLQLLAGICKPTSGSIYIQKYGNDGSPSQTPEPLVPERVGIVFQFPERYFVADNVLDEVTFGWPRQKGNHHLRENLTLGLQRAINWVGLSGISLDKNPHSLSGGYKRRLALAIQLVQTPDLLILDEPLAGLDWKARADVVKLLKHLKKELTVLVVSHDLREFTNLVDRSWRMEMGGNLKEEFLPL from the exons ATGACCACCGCTATAAAGCCACCAATTGGGTTGTGCTTCCTCCAACAACCGCCGTTTCTCCCTGGTTCCAAATC GCTAAAGTTCCCAACCACTCAGCTTCCCAGAATCCACTGTAGCCACTCCTCTTTCGAA GTTCGAGAGGTTAGCTACCAACCACCGGGGACTCAGCTTAAACTTCTAAATTCAGTTAGCTTTTCACTTCCAGAGAAAAG TTTCGGCCTAATTTTCGGACAGAGTGGAAGTGGAAAAACAACCCTGTTGCAG CTTCTTGCAGGAATATGCAAACCAACCTCGGGATCTATTTACATCCAAAAGTATGGGAATGATGGAAGTCCTAGTCAAACTCCGGAGCCCTTGGTGCCAGAAAGGGTTGGTATTGTCTTCCAGTTTCCAGAGAG GTATTTTGTCGCAGATAATGTGCTTGATGAAGTCACTTTTGGTTGGCCAAGGCAAAAGGGTAACCATCACCTCAGGGAGAATCTTACTCTAGGGCTACAGAGGGCAATTAACTGG GTTGGATTAAGTGGGATATCATTGGATAAAAATCCTCACTCCCTCAGTGGTGGTTACAAACGCCGTCTTGCCTTGGCAATACAATTA GTGCAAACCCCGGATCTCTTGATATTGGATGAACCTCTTGCTGGACTCG ATTGGAAAGCACGTGCTGATGTTGTGAAGCTGTTGAAGcatttaaaaaaggaattaacTGTGCTAGTTGTTAGTCATGATTTGAG AGAATTTACGAATCTAGTTGATCGATCATGGAGAATGGAAATGGGTGGAAACCTTAAAGAAGAATTTCTACCATTGTAA
- the LOC106780122 gene encoding ABC transporter I family member 11, chloroplastic isoform X2, with amino-acid sequence MTTAIKPPIGLCFLQQPPFLPGSKSLKFPTTQLPRIHCSHSSFEVREVSYQPPGTQLKLLNSVSFSLPEKSFGLIFGQSGSGKTTLLQLLAGICKPTSGSIYIQKYGNDGSPSQTPEPLVPERVGIVFQFPERYFVADNVLDEVTFGWPRQKGNHHLRENLTLGLQRAINWVVMPLYTTKSIFIIHVGLSGISLDKNPHSLSGGYKRRLALAIQLVQTPDLLILDEPLAGLDWKARADVVKLLKHLKKELTVLVVSHDLSYSVTAFFSLLLENLRI; translated from the exons ATGACCACCGCTATAAAGCCACCAATTGGGTTGTGCTTCCTCCAACAACCGCCGTTTCTCCCTGGTTCCAAATC GCTAAAGTTCCCAACCACTCAGCTTCCCAGAATCCACTGTAGCCACTCCTCTTTCGAA GTTCGAGAGGTTAGCTACCAACCACCGGGGACTCAGCTTAAACTTCTAAATTCAGTTAGCTTTTCACTTCCAGAGAAAAG TTTCGGCCTAATTTTCGGACAGAGTGGAAGTGGAAAAACAACCCTGTTGCAG CTTCTTGCAGGAATATGCAAACCAACCTCGGGATCTATTTACATCCAAAAGTATGGGAATGATGGAAGTCCTAGTCAAACTCCGGAGCCCTTGGTGCCAGAAAGGGTTGGTATTGTCTTCCAGTTTCCAGAGAG GTATTTTGTCGCAGATAATGTGCTTGATGAAGTCACTTTTGGTTGGCCAAGGCAAAAGGGTAACCATCACCTCAGGGAGAATCTTACTCTAGGGCTACAGAGGGCAATTAACTGGGTAGTTATGCCTTTGTATACCACCAAgtctatttttataatacat GTTGGATTAAGTGGGATATCATTGGATAAAAATCCTCACTCCCTCAGTGGTGGTTACAAACGCCGTCTTGCCTTGGCAATACAATTA GTGCAAACCCCGGATCTCTTGATATTGGATGAACCTCTTGCTGGACTCG ATTGGAAAGCACGTGCTGATGTTGTGAAGCTGTTGAAGcatttaaaaaaggaattaacTGTGCTAGTTGTTAGTCATGATTTGAG TTATTCTGTTACTGCCTTTTTTAGCTTACTTTTAG AGAATTTACGAATCTAG
- the LOC106780121 gene encoding protein LAZY 1: protein MKLFQWVHRKHRQNSIEPFKDFTSGNPSTCLTVKPTLDNQYSHTNPCFSSINQPNFSKSHNQENQISYSGLVDGREDKSQEETTAICSQLFEGFLTIGTLGTETDTNEPGTPTFTKPSGNIPMRSEEVTENELKLISYELEKFLEAEREESFHDSSGRNSYVSTITLSGKEIDEPKAEDYRNKAVCPLQGYLLGSSFELPETKQVSKKRASLAELLYRTKATSQDCIETGIRGETHVKETHKSAARHIMRKVLKKVYSSLKSCNTSRKDADSASTNKKVHKALRLFHRKVYPESPMNGKDCIKSHNDEVQNVSHKFFHEYDKGKSTNPDNGKKFHPDTKSREWPQHHMINWNPPQLGQICSSSTGNNEHWIRTDADYLVLEL from the exons ATGAAG TTATTTCAATGGGTGCATCGAAAACATCGGCAGAATAGTATAGAACCTTTCAAGGATTTCACATCTG GAAACCCTTCTACTTGCCTTACAGTGAAGCCAACACTTGACAATCAGTACTCCCATACAAACCCATGCTTCAGCTCCATAAATCAGCCCAATTTCTCAAAGTCACACAATCAGGAAAATCAAATATCTTATTCTGGATTGGTTGATGGCAGAGAAGACAAGTCTCAAGAAGAAACAACAGCAATATGCTCTCAGCTCTTTGAaggtttcctaacaattggaaCACTTGGTACAGAAACAGACACCAATGAACCAGGAACACCAACATTCACTAAGCCTTCGGGAAACATACCAATGAGAAGTGAAGAGGTGACAGAAAATGAACTCAAGCTCATAAGTTATGAGCTCGAGAAATTTCTAGAGGctgaaagagaagaaagtttCCATGATTCATCAGGAAGAAACAGCTATGTTAGCACTATCACACTTAGTGGAAAGGAAATAGATGAACCCAAAGCTGAAGATTACAGAAACAAAGCTGTATGTCCACTGCAAGGATATTTACTGGGGTCCTCATTTGAACTACCAGAAACAAAACAGGTAAGTAAAAAGAGAGCATCGTTAGCTGAGCTACTTTATAGGACAAAGGCAACAAGTCAAGATTGTATAGAGACAGGAATAAGAGGTGAAACACATGTCAAGGAAACACATAAGTCTGCTGCCAGGCATATTATGAGAAAGGTATTGAAAAAGGTCTACAGTTCTTTAAAAAGCTGCAACACTTCCAGGAAAGATGCTGATTCTGCTTCAACCAATAAAAAAGTCCACAAG GCTCTACGTTTGTTTCATAGAAAAGTCTATCCTGAAAGCCCCATGAATGGAAAAGATTGCATTAAATCCCACAATGATGAGGTACAAAATGTTTCTCATAAATTCTTCCATGAATATGATAAGGGGAAGTCCACAAATCCAGACAACGGCAAAAAGTTTCATCCAGATACCAAATCACGAGAGTGGCCCCAACACCATATGATCAATTGGAACCCACCACAGCTTGGGCAAATATGCAGTAGCTCAACTGGAAATAATGAGCACTGGATCAGAACAGACGCAGACT atTTGGTGCTGGAGCTGTAG